The following DNA comes from Marichromatium purpuratum 984.
GAGGTCATCGACACCGTCGGCGCGGGCGATGCGTTCGCCGCGGTGACCATCCTCGGATTGCTCCAGGACTGGCCGCTGCAGACCACCCTGGAGCGCGCCCAGGCCTTCGCCTCGCGCATCGTCGCCCAGCGCGGCGCCACCGCCGCCGAGCCGGATCTCTACCAGCCGTTCATCGAGCGCTGGGCACTGACCACCTGACCCGACCGACCGCCGACCGTCCGGCCTGCCAGGCCCGGGCGGACACGCTGCCGTTCATCTGGAGCATGCATGTACGAACAGGTTTCACACGCCTTGCTGAACGACATCCTCGATGCCTTCAGTCATCGCTTCAGACGTGAAGACCTCCGGCACTTCTATACCCGTCTGGGGGCGAACTTCTACGCCATCCACTCGCTGTTCGGACACCTCTACGGACACCGTCAGGACTTCAAGGAACAGACGGTCCGGCTCACCGAGCGGCTGGCGCGCGCCTATATCGAGCGCCCGGCGGCGCTCAAGGCACTCGACATGGCGCGCGAGGCCGACCACAACTGGTTTCTCGATCAGCAGTGGGTGGGGATGGCGCTCTATGCCGACGGCTTCGCCGGCAACCTGCCGGGACTGATCGAGCGCCTGCCCTATCTACAGGAACTCGGGGTCAACATGGTGCACGTGATGCCGATCCTGCGCTGTCCGCAGGGGGCGAGCGACGGCGGCTACGCGGTGAGCGACTTCCGTGACATCGACCCGCGCATGGGCACGGTCGAGGACGTGCGTGCGCTCGGCGCGCGGATGCGCGAGCACGGCATGCTGCTGACCCTCGACGTGGTGGTCAACCACACCTCCGACGAACACGAGTGGGCGTGCCGCGCGCGTGCCGGCGAGCGTGCCTTCCAGGACTTCTACTACACCTTCCCCAACCGCGACGTGCCCGACATGTTCGAGGCAAACCTGCCGGAGATCTTCCCCGAGACCGCACCGGGGAACTTCACCTGGAATGCCGAGATGCAGCGCTGGGTGATGACCGTCTTCAACGACTACCAGTGGGATCTGAACTACGCCAATCCGGCGGTGTTCATCGAGATGCTCGACATCATCCTGTTCTGGATCAATCAGGGTGCCGACATCATCCGCCTCGACGCCGTGGCCTTTCTGTGGAAGAAGATCGGCACCACCTCGCAGAACGAGCACGAGGCGCACCTGATCCTGCAACTGATGAAGGACTGCTGTCAGGTGGTCGCGCCGGGGCCGCTGTTCATCGCCGAGGCGATCGTCTCACCCTCGGAGATCATCAAGTACTTCGGCGAAGACGCGGTGATCGCCAAGGAGTGCGAGATCGCCTACAACGCCACCTTCATGGCGCTGCTGTGGGACGCGGTGGCGACCAAGAACGCCAAGCTGCTCAACCAGGGCATCCAGAGCCTGCCGCACAAGCTCGACCGCGCCACCTGGCTGAACTATGTGCGCTGTCACGACGACATCGGCCTCGGCTTCGACGACGCCGATATCCGCGCCAGCGACTACGACCCCTATCACCACCGGCGCTTCCTGATCGACTGGTTCACCGGGGTCTACGAGGGCTCGCCGGGGCGCGGCCGTCCCTTCGGCGTCAACCCCAAGACCGGCGATGCGCGCATCTCCGGGGCGCTCGCCTCGCTCGCCGGACTAGAGGCCGCGCTTGAGGACGGCGATCAGCAGCGGATCGACCAGGCCGTTGACCTGATCCTCACCCTGCACGCGATGATCCTCTCCTTCGGCGGCATCCCGCTGATCTGGTACGGCGACGAACTCGGCACCCTCAACGACGACTCATTCCTCGAGGACGTCAACAAGGCCTGTGACAACCGCTGGGTCCATCGTCCGCGCATCGACTGGCAGCGCGCCGAGCGCCGCCACCAGCCGGGCACGGTCGAGCAGCGCATCTTCGACGGACTGAGACAGCTGATCGAGGTGCGCAAGCACACCCCGGCGTTCGCCGACTTCAACAATCGCGAACTGATCGAGGTCGCCAACCCGCATCTGTTCGTCTTCCTGCGCACCCACCCGACGCTGCAGGGCGGCTCGGTGGTGGTGGCGGCCAACTTCGACGCCAACCCGCAGTTCCTCGATCTCGACGTGCTCAATCAGCGCGGGTTGTTCCGCCAGGGCCAGATCGAGGACCTGATCACCGGCGAGTCACCGGCGCTGTTCAACAACCGCATGGTGATCCCGCCGTTCCAGTTCTACTGGCTCACCAACCAGCGCGCCCGCGCCCAGCTCTGAGCCGGGCGACATCGGCTCAATACCCCCAGCCACCCGGATGGGGGTGCTGAACCGGGTGGTGCGGCGGATAGGGCGCCGGCATCCCGCCATGCGGTGGATAGGGCGCGGCGGGATGACGCGGCGGGTAGTAGCCCTGCGGCGGATACCAGGGCGTCTGCGGCGCGTTGACGGCGGCGGGGACCGCCGGCGCGGCGCGCTCCTCGCCCGCCCCGGCCGTCGGGCGCACATCCGGCGCGCCAGCGGCATCGTCCGCAGACGTCGGCGCGACGCGCGGCTCATCGGTGACGGCGCCTTCGACCTCAGCGCCACGCGGCGACGCCACCGCCG
Coding sequences within:
- a CDS encoding amylosucrase; amino-acid sequence: MYEQVSHALLNDILDAFSHRFRREDLRHFYTRLGANFYAIHSLFGHLYGHRQDFKEQTVRLTERLARAYIERPAALKALDMAREADHNWFLDQQWVGMALYADGFAGNLPGLIERLPYLQELGVNMVHVMPILRCPQGASDGGYAVSDFRDIDPRMGTVEDVRALGARMREHGMLLTLDVVVNHTSDEHEWACRARAGERAFQDFYYTFPNRDVPDMFEANLPEIFPETAPGNFTWNAEMQRWVMTVFNDYQWDLNYANPAVFIEMLDIILFWINQGADIIRLDAVAFLWKKIGTTSQNEHEAHLILQLMKDCCQVVAPGPLFIAEAIVSPSEIIKYFGEDAVIAKECEIAYNATFMALLWDAVATKNAKLLNQGIQSLPHKLDRATWLNYVRCHDDIGLGFDDADIRASDYDPYHHRRFLIDWFTGVYEGSPGRGRPFGVNPKTGDARISGALASLAGLEAALEDGDQQRIDQAVDLILTLHAMILSFGGIPLIWYGDELGTLNDDSFLEDVNKACDNRWVHRPRIDWQRAERRHQPGTVEQRIFDGLRQLIEVRKHTPAFADFNNRELIEVANPHLFVFLRTHPTLQGGSVVVAANFDANPQFLDLDVLNQRGLFRQGQIEDLITGESPALFNNRMVIPPFQFYWLTNQRARAQL